One region of Streptomyces leeuwenhoekii genomic DNA includes:
- the gyrA gene encoding DNA gyrase subunit A has translation MTDENTPVTPSEGEALAMRVEPVGLETEMQRSYLDYAMSVIVSRALPDVRDGLKPVHRRVLYAMYDGGYRPERGFYKCARVVGDVMGNYHPHGDSSIYDALVRLAQPWAMRMPLVDSNGNFGSPGNDPAAAMRYTECKMAPLSMEMVRDIDEETVDFTDNYDGRSQEPTVLPARFPNLLINGSAGIAVGMATNIPPHNLREVAAGAQWYLENPEASHEELLDALIERIKGPDFPTGALVVGRKGIEEAYRTGRGSITMRAVVEVEEIQNRQCLVVTELPYQVNPDNLAQKIADLVKDGRIGGIADVRDETSSRTGQRLVIVLKRDAVAKVVLNNLYKHTDLQTNFGANMLALVDGVPRTLSLDAFIRHWVTHQIEVIVRRTRFRLRKAEERAHILRGLLKALDAIDEVIALIRRSDTVEIARGGLMGLLDIDEIQANAILEMQLRRLAALERQKIVQEHDELQAKINEYNEILASPVRQRGIVSEELAAIVEKYGDDRKTKLIPYEGDMSIEDLIAEEDIVVTVTRGGYIKRTKTDDYRAQKRGGKGVRGAKLKEDDIVDHFFVSTTHHWLLFFTNKGRVYRAKAYELPEAGRDARGQHVANLLAFQPDEAIAEILAIRDYEAAPYLVLATKSGLVKKTPLKDYDSPRSGGVIAINLRAREDGTDDELIGAELVSADDDLLLISKKAQSIRFTASDDTLRPMGRATSGVKGMSFREGDELLSMNVVRPGTFVFTATDGGYAKRTPVDEYRVQGRGGLGIKAAKIVEDRGSLVGALVVEETDEILAITLSGGVIRTRVNEVRETGRDTMGVQLINLGKRDAVVGIARNAEAGREAEEVDGDIAVDETAEGTVDSGTDEGEAPSAE, from the coding sequence ATGACCGACGAGAACACTCCTGTGACGCCGTCCGAAGGTGAGGCGCTGGCGATGCGCGTCGAGCCCGTCGGGCTCGAGACGGAGATGCAGCGCTCCTACCTCGACTACGCGATGTCCGTCATCGTCTCGCGCGCGCTGCCGGACGTCCGGGACGGTCTCAAGCCCGTCCACCGCCGCGTGCTGTACGCGATGTACGACGGCGGCTACCGCCCCGAGCGCGGCTTCTACAAGTGCGCCCGCGTCGTCGGCGACGTCATGGGCAACTACCACCCGCACGGCGACTCCTCCATCTACGACGCCCTGGTCCGCCTCGCCCAGCCGTGGGCGATGCGCATGCCGCTCGTCGACTCCAACGGCAACTTCGGCTCCCCGGGCAACGACCCGGCGGCGGCCATGCGGTACACCGAGTGCAAGATGGCGCCGCTGTCGATGGAGATGGTCCGCGACATCGACGAGGAGACCGTCGACTTCACGGACAACTACGACGGCCGTTCCCAGGAGCCGACGGTCCTGCCGGCCCGCTTCCCGAACCTGCTGATCAACGGCTCGGCCGGTATCGCGGTCGGCATGGCGACCAACATCCCGCCGCACAACCTGCGCGAGGTCGCCGCCGGCGCCCAGTGGTACCTGGAGAACCCCGAGGCCTCCCACGAGGAGCTGCTCGACGCGCTCATCGAGCGGATCAAGGGCCCGGACTTCCCGACCGGTGCGCTCGTCGTCGGCCGCAAGGGCATCGAGGAGGCGTACCGCACCGGCCGCGGCTCCATCACCATGCGGGCGGTGGTCGAGGTCGAGGAGATCCAGAACCGCCAGTGCCTGGTGGTCACCGAGCTGCCCTATCAGGTCAACCCGGACAACCTCGCGCAGAAGATCGCCGACCTGGTGAAGGACGGCCGGATCGGCGGCATCGCGGACGTCCGCGACGAGACGTCCTCCCGGACGGGCCAGCGCCTGGTCATCGTCCTCAAGCGGGACGCGGTCGCCAAGGTCGTCCTGAACAACCTGTACAAGCACACCGACCTCCAGACCAACTTCGGCGCCAACATGCTGGCCCTGGTCGACGGCGTGCCGCGCACCCTCTCCCTGGACGCGTTCATCCGCCACTGGGTGACGCACCAGATCGAGGTCATCGTCCGCCGGACCCGCTTCCGGCTGCGCAAGGCCGAGGAGCGCGCGCACATCCTGCGCGGCCTGCTGAAGGCCCTGGACGCCATCGACGAGGTCATCGCGCTGATCCGGCGCAGCGACACCGTCGAGATCGCGCGCGGGGGCCTGATGGGCCTCCTCGACATCGACGAGATCCAGGCCAACGCGATCCTGGAGATGCAGCTCCGCCGGCTGGCCGCCCTGGAGCGCCAGAAGATCGTCCAGGAGCACGACGAGCTCCAGGCCAAGATCAACGAGTACAACGAGATCCTCGCCTCGCCGGTCCGCCAGCGCGGCATCGTCAGCGAGGAGCTGGCCGCGATCGTCGAGAAGTACGGCGACGACCGCAAGACGAAGCTGATCCCCTACGAGGGCGACATGTCCATCGAGGACCTGATCGCCGAAGAGGACATCGTCGTCACGGTCACCCGCGGCGGCTACATCAAGCGGACCAAGACCGACGACTACCGGGCGCAGAAGCGCGGCGGCAAGGGCGTGCGCGGCGCGAAGCTGAAGGAAGACGACATCGTCGACCACTTCTTCGTCTCCACCACGCACCACTGGCTGCTGTTCTTCACCAACAAGGGCCGCGTCTACCGCGCCAAGGCGTACGAGCTGCCCGAGGCCGGCCGGGACGCGCGCGGCCAGCACGTGGCCAACCTGCTGGCCTTCCAGCCGGACGAGGCGATCGCCGAGATCCTGGCCATCCGCGACTACGAGGCGGCGCCGTACCTGGTGCTGGCCACCAAGTCCGGCCTGGTGAAGAAGACGCCGCTGAAGGACTACGACTCCCCGCGCTCCGGCGGTGTGATCGCGATCAACCTGCGGGCGCGCGAGGACGGAACCGACGACGAGCTGATCGGTGCCGAGCTCGTCTCGGCCGATGACGATCTGCTGCTCATCAGCAAGAAGGCCCAGTCGATCAGGTTCACCGCGTCGGACGACACGCTGCGCCCCATGGGCCGTGCGACCTCGGGCGTCAAGGGCATGAGTTTCCGCGAGGGCGACGAACTGCTCTCGATGAATGTGGTGCGACCCGGTACGTTCGTGTTCACTGCCACCGACGGCGGGTACGCGAAGCGGACCCCTGTCGACGAGTACCGCGTCCAGGGCCGCGGCGGCCTCGGCATCAAGGCCGCCAAGATCGTCGAGGACCGCGGATCGCTCGTGGGTGCGCTGGTGGTCGAGGAGACCGACGAGATCCTCGCCATCACACTCTCGGGCGGTGTGATTCGCACGCGAGTCAACGAGGTCAGGGAGACGGGCCGTGACACCATGGGCGTCCAACTGATCAATCTGGGCAAGCGCGATGCCGTCGTCGGTATCGCACGCAACGCCGAGGCGGGGCGCGAGGCGGAGGAGGTCGACGGTGACATCGCCGTCGACGAGACCGCCGAGGGCACCGTGGACAGCGGCACGGACGAGGGTGAGGCGCCCTCGGCCGAGTAG
- the gyrB gene encoding DNA topoisomerase (ATP-hydrolyzing) subunit B has product MLCQKGRFVADSGNPNENIPSTDAGADDAASTSSGEVTASYDASAITVLEGLDAVRKRPGMYIGSTGERGLHHLVYEVVDNSVDEALAGHADTIDVTILADGGVRVVDNGRGIPVGIVPSEGKPAVEVVLTVLHAGGKFGGGGYAVSGGLHGVGVSVVNALSSKVSVEVRTDGHRWTQDYKMGVPTAPLAKHEATEETGTSVTFWADPDIFETTEYSFETLSRRFQEMAFLNKGLTIKLTDERESAKATAGADEAGADELAEEQKVKSVTYHYEGGIVDFVKYLNSRKGDVVHPTVIDLEAEDKDKSLSLEVAMQWNSGYSEGVYSFANIIHTHEGGTHEEGFRAALTSLINKYARDKKLLREKDDNLTGDDIREGLTAIISVKLSEPQFEGQTKTKLGNTEAKTFVQKAVYEHLNDWLDRNPNEAADIIRKGIQAATARVAARKARDLTRRKGLLETASLPGKLSDCQSNDPTKCEIFIVEGDSAGGSAKSGRNPEYQAILPIRGKILNVEKARIDKILQNQEIQALISAFGTGVHEDFDIEKLRYHKIILMADADVDGQHINTLLLTFLFRFMRPLVEAGHVFLSRPPLYKIKWGKDDIEYAYSDRERDALLELGRQRGKRIREDSIQRFKGLGEMNAEELRVTTMDQEHRVLGQVTLDDAAQADDLFSVLMGEDVEARRAFIQRNAKDVRFLDI; this is encoded by the coding sequence GTGCTGTGCCAGAAAGGGCGCTTCGTGGCCGATTCCGGCAACCCCAACGAGAACATCCCGTCCACCGACGCCGGCGCGGACGACGCGGCGAGCACCTCGAGCGGTGAGGTCACGGCCTCGTACGACGCCAGCGCCATCACCGTCCTCGAGGGTCTGGACGCGGTCCGCAAGCGACCCGGCATGTACATCGGCTCCACCGGCGAGCGCGGACTGCACCACCTCGTCTACGAGGTGGTCGACAACTCCGTCGACGAGGCGCTGGCCGGCCACGCGGACACGATCGACGTGACGATCCTCGCCGACGGCGGCGTGCGCGTCGTCGACAACGGCCGCGGCATCCCCGTGGGCATCGTGCCCTCCGAGGGCAAGCCGGCCGTCGAGGTCGTGCTGACGGTGCTGCACGCGGGCGGCAAGTTCGGCGGCGGCGGCTACGCGGTCTCCGGCGGTCTGCACGGTGTGGGCGTGTCCGTGGTGAACGCCCTGTCCAGCAAGGTGTCCGTCGAGGTCAGGACCGACGGTCACCGCTGGACGCAGGATTACAAGATGGGCGTGCCGACGGCGCCGCTGGCCAAGCACGAGGCGACGGAGGAGACGGGCACCTCGGTCACCTTCTGGGCCGACCCGGACATCTTCGAGACCACGGAGTACTCCTTCGAGACGCTGTCGCGGCGTTTCCAGGAGATGGCGTTCCTCAACAAGGGCCTGACGATCAAGCTCACCGACGAGCGCGAGTCGGCGAAGGCCACGGCGGGCGCCGACGAGGCGGGCGCGGACGAGCTGGCCGAGGAACAGAAGGTCAAGTCCGTCACGTACCACTACGAGGGCGGCATCGTCGACTTCGTGAAGTACCTCAACTCCCGCAAGGGAGACGTGGTGCACCCCACCGTGATCGACCTGGAGGCCGAGGACAAGGACAAGAGCCTGTCCCTCGAGGTCGCGATGCAGTGGAACAGCGGCTACAGCGAGGGCGTCTACTCCTTCGCCAACATCATCCACACGCACGAGGGCGGCACCCACGAGGAGGGCTTCCGCGCGGCGCTCACCAGCCTGATCAACAAGTACGCGCGCGACAAGAAGCTGCTGCGGGAGAAGGACGACAACCTCACGGGCGACGACATCCGCGAGGGCCTGACCGCGATCATCTCGGTCAAGCTGAGCGAGCCGCAGTTCGAGGGCCAGACCAAGACCAAGCTGGGCAACACGGAGGCCAAGACCTTCGTGCAGAAGGCGGTCTACGAGCACCTCAACGACTGGCTGGACCGCAACCCGAACGAGGCCGCGGACATCATCCGCAAGGGCATCCAGGCGGCCACCGCGCGCGTGGCGGCCCGCAAGGCGCGCGACCTGACCCGCCGCAAGGGCCTGCTGGAGACGGCGTCCCTGCCGGGCAAGCTCTCCGACTGCCAGTCGAACGACCCCACCAAGTGCGAGATCTTCATCGTCGAGGGCGACTCCGCCGGCGGCTCGGCCAAGTCCGGCCGCAACCCCGAGTACCAGGCGATCCTCCCGATCCGCGGCAAGATCCTCAACGTCGAGAAGGCGAGGATCGACAAGATCCTGCAGAACCAGGAGATCCAGGCGCTGATCTCCGCCTTCGGCACCGGTGTGCACGAGGACTTCGACATCGAGAAGCTGCGCTACCACAAGATCATCCTGATGGCGGACGCCGACGTCGACGGCCAGCACATCAACACCCTGCTGCTGACCTTCCTCTTCCGCTTCATGCGGCCGCTGGTCGAGGCCGGGCACGTGTTCCTCTCCCGTCCCCCGCTCTACAAGATCAAGTGGGGCAAGGACGACATCGAGTACGCGTACTCCGACCGCGAGCGCGACGCGCTGCTGGAGCTGGGGCGCCAGCGCGGCAAGCGGATCAGGGAGGACTCGATCCAGCGCTTCAAGGGTCTCGGCGAGATGAACGCCGAGGAGCTGCGCGTGACCACCATGGACCAGGAGCACCGGGTCCTCGGCCAGGTCACCCTCGACGACGCCGCCCAGGCCGACGACCTGTTCTCGGTCCTCATGGGCGAGGACGTCGAGGCCCGCCGCGCGTTCATCCAGCGCAACGCCAAGGACGTCCGGTTCCTCGACATCTGA
- a CDS encoding DUF721 domain-containing protein, translated as MTTDGPPPGKAAPQPSGVDLARVALRAAREAARARGDAAQQKKQARRGGLRSGARADGRDPMRLGSAINRLITERGWETPAAVGGVMGRWPQIVGDDVAKHCVPEKYDEDERVLVVRCDSTAWATNLRLLAPTLVARLNEDLGHGSVRMLRVQGPGGPVRRYGPLRAPGSTGPGDTYG; from the coding sequence ATGACCACGGACGGACCCCCACCCGGCAAGGCGGCCCCCCAGCCCTCCGGCGTCGACCTCGCGCGGGTGGCGCTCCGGGCGGCCCGGGAGGCGGCCCGCGCGCGCGGGGACGCGGCGCAGCAGAAGAAGCAGGCCCGCCGCGGCGGCCTGCGTTCCGGTGCGCGCGCCGACGGCCGCGATCCGATGCGGCTCGGATCGGCGATCAACCGGCTGATCACCGAGCGCGGCTGGGAGACCCCGGCCGCGGTGGGCGGGGTGATGGGCCGCTGGCCGCAGATCGTCGGCGACGACGTGGCCAAGCACTGCGTACCGGAGAAGTACGACGAGGACGAGCGGGTGCTGGTGGTGCGCTGCGACTCCACCGCCTGGGCGACCAATCTGCGCCTGCTCGCGCCGACCCTGGTGGCCCGCCTCAACGAGGACCTCGGGCACGGCTCGGTGCGCATGCTCAGGGTGCAGGGGCCCGGCGGCCCCGTCCGCCGCTACGGCCCGCTGCGCGCGCCCGGAAGCACGGGACCGGGCGACACCTACGGGTGA
- the recF gene encoding DNA replication/repair protein RecF (All proteins in this family for which functions are known are DNA-binding proteins that assist the filamentation of RecA onto DNA for the initiation of recombination or recombinational repair.), producing the protein MHVTHLSLADFRSYARVEVPLDPGVTAFVGPNGQGKTNLVEAVGYLATLGSHRVSSDAPLVRMGADRAVIRAQVRQGERQQLIELELNPGRANRARINRSSQVRPRDVLGIVRTVLFAPEDLALVKGDPGERRRFLDELITARSPRMAGVRSDYDRVLKQRNTLLKSAALARRHGGRTLDLSTLDVWDQHLARAGAELLAQRLDLIAAIGPLADKAYEQLAPGGGPVALEYKPSAPGEAHTREDLYEQLMAALADTRKQEIERGVTLVGPHRDDLLLKLGELPAKGYASHGESWSCALALRLASYDLLRAEGNEPVLVLDDVFAELDARRRERLAELVAPGEQVLVTAAVEDDVPHVLSGTRFAVSGGTVEPVRKEGERG; encoded by the coding sequence ATGCACGTCACGCATCTGTCGCTGGCCGACTTCCGCTCGTACGCCCGGGTCGAGGTCCCGCTGGACCCGGGCGTCACCGCCTTCGTCGGCCCCAACGGGCAGGGGAAGACCAACCTCGTCGAGGCGGTCGGCTATCTCGCGACCCTCGGCAGCCACCGCGTCTCCTCCGACGCCCCCCTGGTCCGCATGGGCGCCGACCGGGCGGTGATCCGGGCGCAGGTGCGGCAGGGCGAGCGGCAGCAGCTCATCGAGCTGGAGCTGAACCCGGGCCGCGCCAACCGCGCCCGCATCAACCGGTCCTCGCAGGTCAGGCCCCGTGACGTGCTGGGCATCGTACGGACCGTCCTGTTCGCTCCCGAGGACCTCGCCCTGGTGAAGGGCGACCCCGGGGAGCGGCGCCGCTTCCTCGACGAGCTGATCACCGCGCGCTCGCCTCGGATGGCCGGTGTCCGCTCCGACTACGACCGTGTCCTCAAGCAGCGCAACACCCTGCTGAAGTCGGCCGCGCTCGCCCGCCGGCACGGTGGCCGCACCCTGGACCTGTCCACGCTCGACGTCTGGGACCAGCACCTCGCGCGCGCGGGCGCCGAACTGCTCGCCCAGCGCCTGGACCTGATCGCCGCGATCGGGCCGCTGGCCGACAAGGCGTACGAGCAACTGGCCCCCGGCGGCGGCCCCGTCGCGCTGGAGTACAAGCCGTCGGCCCCCGGCGAGGCCCACACGCGCGAGGACCTCTACGAACAGCTCATGGCGGCGCTCGCCGACACCCGCAAGCAGGAGATCGAGCGGGGCGTCACGCTGGTCGGCCCGCACCGGGACGATCTGCTGCTCAAGCTGGGTGAGCTGCCCGCCAAGGGGTACGCCTCCCACGGCGAGTCCTGGTCCTGCGCCCTGGCGCTGCGCCTCGCCTCCTACGATCTGCTGCGCGCCGAGGGCAACGAGCCGGTGCTCGTCCTCGACGACGTGTTCGCCGAGCTGGACGCCCGCCGCCGCGAGCGGCTGGCGGAGCTGGTGGCGCCGGGCGAGCAGGTGCTGGTGACCGCCGCGGTCGAGGACGACGTGCCGCACGTGCTGTCGGGGACGCGGTTCGCCGTCTCCGGCGGGACGGTGGAGCCGGTGAGGAAGGAGGGAGAGCGCGGATGA
- the gnd gene encoding phosphogluconate dehydrogenase (NAD(+)-dependent, decarboxylating): MPPRHLAHLRTQLMELGLVGLGKMGGNMRERIRRAGHTVIGYDRNPDVADVHSLEELVGKLKGPRVVWVMVPAGEPTQSTIDQLAELLEPGDVVVDGGNSRWTDDEKHAEELAAKGIGFVDCGVSGGVWGLENGYALMYGGDAENVAKVQPIFDALKPEGDFGSVHAGKVGAGHFAKMVHNGIEYAMMQAYAEGWELLEKVDSVENVREVFRSWQEGTVIRSWLLDLAVNALDDDEHLEGLRGYAQDSGEGRWTVEAAIDNAVPLPAITASLFARFASRQEDSPQMKMIAALRNQFGGHAVEKK, encoded by the coding sequence GTGCCGCCACGCCACCTCGCACACCTAAGGACACAACTGATGGAGCTCGGTCTCGTCGGCCTCGGCAAGATGGGCGGCAACATGCGCGAGCGGATCCGCCGCGCGGGCCACACCGTCATCGGATACGACCGCAACCCGGACGTCGCGGATGTCCACAGCCTGGAAGAGCTTGTGGGCAAGCTGAAGGGCCCGCGCGTGGTCTGGGTGATGGTCCCGGCCGGCGAGCCCACCCAGTCCACCATCGACCAGCTCGCCGAGCTGCTGGAGCCCGGTGACGTCGTCGTGGACGGCGGCAACTCCCGCTGGACCGACGACGAGAAGCACGCCGAGGAGCTGGCGGCCAAGGGCATCGGCTTCGTCGACTGCGGCGTCTCCGGCGGCGTCTGGGGCCTGGAGAACGGCTACGCGCTGATGTACGGCGGTGACGCCGAGAACGTCGCCAAGGTGCAGCCGATCTTCGACGCCCTCAAGCCCGAGGGCGACTTCGGCTCGGTGCACGCCGGCAAGGTCGGCGCGGGCCACTTCGCCAAGATGGTCCACAACGGCATCGAGTACGCGATGATGCAGGCGTACGCCGAGGGCTGGGAGCTGCTGGAGAAGGTCGACTCCGTGGAGAACGTCCGCGAGGTCTTCCGCTCCTGGCAGGAGGGCACCGTCATCCGCTCCTGGCTGCTCGACCTGGCCGTCAACGCCCTCGACGACGACGAGCACCTGGAGGGGCTGCGCGGTTACGCGCAGGACTCCGGCGAGGGACGCTGGACGGTGGAGGCCGCGATCGACAACGCGGTGCCGCTGCCCGCGATCACCGCCTCGCTGTTCGCCCGGTTCGCCTCCCGCCAGGAGGACTCGCCGCAGATGAAGATGATCGCGGCGCTGCGCAACCAGTTCGGCGGCCACGCGGTCGAGAAGAAGTAA
- the dnaN gene encoding DNA polymerase III subunit beta: protein MKIRVERDVLAEAVAWAARSLPARPPAPVLAGLLLKAEDGQLSLSSFDYEVSARVSVEAEVEEEGTVLVSGRLLADISRALPNRPVEISTDGVRATVVCGTSRFTLHTLPVEEYPALPQMPNATGTVPGEVFSSAVQQVAIAAGRDDTLPVLTGVRIEIEGDTVTLASTDRYRFAVREFLWKPENPDASAVALVPAKTLLDTAKSLTSGDNVILALSGSGAGEGLIGFEGAGRRTTTRLLEGDLPKYRTLFPTEFNSVAVIETAPFVEAVKRVALVAERNTPVRLSFEQGVLILEAGSSDDAQAVERVDAQLEGDDISIAFNPTFLLDGLSAIDSPVAQLSFTTSTKPALLSGKPAVDAEADEAYKYLIMPVRLSG, encoded by the coding sequence GTGAAGATCCGGGTGGAACGCGACGTACTCGCGGAGGCAGTGGCCTGGGCGGCACGCAGCCTCCCGGCCCGTCCGCCGGCGCCGGTCCTCGCCGGCCTGCTGCTGAAGGCCGAGGACGGCCAGCTCAGCCTGTCCAGCTTCGACTACGAGGTCTCCGCACGGGTCTCGGTCGAGGCGGAGGTCGAGGAGGAGGGCACGGTGCTCGTCTCCGGCCGCCTGCTCGCCGACATCTCCCGCGCCCTGCCCAACCGTCCGGTGGAGATTTCCACAGACGGTGTACGGGCGACGGTGGTGTGCGGCACCTCGCGGTTCACCCTCCACACCCTGCCTGTGGAGGAGTACCCCGCCCTGCCGCAGATGCCGAACGCGACGGGCACGGTGCCGGGCGAAGTCTTCTCCTCCGCCGTACAGCAGGTCGCCATCGCGGCGGGCCGCGACGACACGCTGCCCGTGCTCACCGGTGTGCGCATCGAGATCGAGGGCGACACGGTCACGCTGGCCTCCACCGACCGCTACCGCTTCGCGGTCCGCGAGTTCCTGTGGAAGCCGGAGAACCCGGACGCCTCGGCGGTCGCCCTGGTGCCCGCCAAGACCCTCCTGGACACGGCCAAGTCCCTCACCAGCGGTGACAACGTCATCCTGGCGCTGTCGGGCTCCGGTGCGGGCGAGGGCCTGATCGGTTTCGAGGGCGCCGGCCGGCGCACCACGACCCGCCTGCTGGAGGGCGACCTCCCGAAGTACCGCACGCTGTTCCCGACCGAGTTCAACAGCGTCGCCGTGATCGAGACCGCTCCCTTCGTGGAGGCCGTCAAGCGCGTCGCCCTGGTCGCCGAGCGGAACACCCCGGTGCGGCTCAGCTTCGAGCAGGGCGTGCTCATCCTGGAGGCCGGTTCCAGCGACGACGCACAGGCTGTGGAAAGGGTCGACGCCCAGCTCGAGGGCGACGACATCTCGATCGCCTTCAACCCGACCTTCCTGCTGGACGGCCTGAGCGCCATCGACTCCCCGGTGGCCCAGCTCTCCTTCACGACGTCCACCAAGCCCGCGCTGCTCAGCGGCAAGCCCGCCGTGGACGCCGAGGCGGACGAGGCGTACAAGTACCTGATCATGCCGGTGCGGCTCAGCGGCTGA
- the dnaA gene encoding chromosomal replication initiator protein DnaA: MADVPADLAAVWPRVLEQLLGEGRGQGVEAKDEHWIRRTQPLALVADTALLAVPNEFAKGVLEGRLAPIVSDTLSRECGRPIRIAITVDDSAGEPPAPPAPPARPQPRYEESEPPAGPAPYDQHGPYEGYGRHRADQMPGASGDQLPAARPAYPGEYQRPEPGSWPRPAQDDYGWQQQRIGFPERDPYASPPRDAYGQEPYGKDAYGQEPYPQDAYSQDQYAQDYRPQPVERPSHDGPRGDYEQSRGDYDQRDGRRDLPEPPSGSGHVHRGGPVGPALPATGAPGPLAAQPAPATGPGEPTARLNPKYLFDTFVIGASNRFAHAAAVAVAEAPAKAYNPLFIYGESGLGKTHLLHAIGHYARSLYPGTRVRYVSSEEFTNEFINSIRDGKGDSFRKRYREMDILLVDDIQFLADKESTQEEFFHTFNTLHNANKQIVLSSDRPPKQLVTLEDRLRNRFEWGLITDVQPPELETRIAILRKKAVQEQLNAPPEVLEFIASRISRNIRELEGALIRVTAFASLNRQPVDLGLTEIVLKDLIPGGEDSTPEITSTAIMGATADYFGLTVEDLCGSSRGRQLVTARQIAMYLCRELTDLSLPKIGALFGGRDHTTVMHADRKIRNLMAERRSIYNQVTELTNRIKNG; encoded by the coding sequence GTGGCTGACGTACCTGCCGATCTTGCCGCAGTGTGGCCACGCGTACTCGAGCAGCTCCTGGGCGAGGGCCGTGGCCAGGGGGTCGAGGCCAAGGACGAGCACTGGATCCGGCGGACCCAGCCGCTCGCGCTGGTCGCCGACACCGCCCTGCTCGCCGTACCGAACGAATTCGCGAAGGGTGTCCTCGAAGGCCGGCTGGCGCCGATCGTCAGCGACACCCTGAGCCGGGAGTGCGGGCGTCCGATCCGGATCGCGATCACCGTCGACGACTCCGCGGGCGAGCCGCCCGCTCCGCCGGCCCCGCCCGCCCGGCCGCAGCCGCGCTACGAGGAGTCCGAGCCGCCCGCCGGCCCGGCCCCCTACGACCAGCACGGCCCGTACGAGGGCTACGGCCGCCATCGCGCCGACCAGATGCCCGGCGCCTCCGGTGACCAGCTCCCGGCGGCCCGTCCCGCCTACCCGGGGGAGTACCAGCGCCCGGAGCCCGGCTCCTGGCCGCGTCCCGCGCAGGACGACTACGGCTGGCAGCAGCAGCGGATCGGCTTCCCGGAGCGGGACCCCTACGCGTCGCCGCCGCGCGACGCCTACGGCCAGGAGCCGTACGGGAAGGACGCCTACGGGCAGGAGCCGTACCCGCAGGACGCCTACTCCCAGGACCAGTACGCGCAGGACTACCGTCCGCAGCCGGTGGAGCGGCCGTCGCACGACGGGCCGCGCGGGGACTACGAGCAGTCGCGGGGGGACTACGACCAGCGGGACGGGCGCCGGGATCTGCCGGAGCCGCCGTCCGGCTCGGGCCATGTCCACCGCGGCGGCCCGGTCGGCCCGGCGCTGCCGGCCACCGGGGCGCCGGGCCCGCTGGCCGCGCAGCCCGCGCCGGCGACCGGCCCGGGCGAGCCGACCGCGCGGCTGAACCCGAAGTACCTCTTCGACACCTTCGTCATCGGCGCCTCCAACCGGTTCGCGCACGCGGCGGCCGTCGCCGTCGCCGAGGCGCCCGCGAAGGCGTACAACCCGCTGTTCATCTACGGCGAGTCGGGGCTCGGCAAGACGCACCTGCTGCACGCGATCGGGCACTACGCGCGAAGCCTGTATCCGGGCACGCGCGTCCGGTACGTGAGCTCGGAGGAGTTCACCAACGAGTTCATCAACTCCATCCGCGACGGCAAGGGCGACAGCTTCCGCAAGCGCTACCGCGAGATGGACATCCTGCTGGTCGACGACATCCAGTTCCTGGCGGACAAGGAGTCGACGCAGGAGGAGTTCTTCCACACGTTCAACACGCTCCACAACGCCAACAAGCAGATCGTGCTCTCCAGCGACCGGCCGCCCAAGCAGCTCGTCACGCTGGAGGACCGGCTGCGGAACCGTTTCGAGTGGGGCCTGATCACCGACGTCCAGCCGCCCGAGCTGGAGACGCGGATCGCGATCCTGCGCAAGAAGGCGGTGCAGGAGCAGCTCAACGCCCCGCCCGAGGTGCTGGAGTTCATCGCCTCGCGGATCTCGCGCAACATCCGCGAGCTGGAGGGCGCGCTGATCCGGGTGACGGCGTTCGCGTCGCTCAACCGGCAGCCGGTGGACCTGGGCCTGACGGAGATCGTCCTGAAGGACCTGATCCCGGGCGGCGAGGACTCCACGCCGGAGATCACCTCCACCGCGATCATGGGCGCGACCGCCGACTACTTCGGCCTCACCGTCGAGGACCTGTGCGGCAGCTCGCGCGGCCGCCAGCTCGTCACGGCCCGGCAGATCGCCATGTACCTGTGCCGCGAGCTCACGGACCTGTCGCTGCCGAAGATCGGCGCGCTGTTCGGCGGCCGCGACCACACGACGGTGATGCACGCCGACCGGAAGATCCGCAATCTGATGGCCGAGCGGCGCTCCATCTACAACCAGGTCACGGAGCTCACCAACCGCATCAAGAACGGCTGA
- the rpmH gene encoding 50S ribosomal protein L34 has translation MSKRTFQPNNRRRAKTHGFRLRMRTRAGRAILASRRSKGRARLSA, from the coding sequence GTGAGCAAGCGCACCTTCCAGCCGAACAACCGTCGTCGCGCGAAGACCCACGGCTTCCGGCTGCGTATGCGCACCCGTGCCGGCCGCGCGATTCTCGCGTCCCGCCGCAGCAAGGGTCGCGCCCGTCTGTCCGCCTGA